The genomic window AATAAGAATGGAAAATTTCATGTAAACACCTTTACTCCACTGATTCCGGAAAGCAGAGAGAAGAAGAATTTCTGCTTCTAAAATAGTTTCCTGAACATGGCCTTTAAGGAATCCAGAGAACCCAATCTTCGAATGTTTTTCAGGATGAATCGTGGGGTCAAAAAGAATTCATAATTCGCACAACGTACAGCATTTTCAAGTGCGGTCTTGCTAAGGTGAGGATAGGCAATGATTGCCTCCTTTGCCACATTGACCGGTTTATAATCTCCGTATACGAATAAGTTATTTTCTCTGGCAATGTTATAAAATTCCGTCCCCGGGAAAGGGTTGGCAATGTTATACATGACCTGATCTACCTTCAACCGTTTGACCTCTTTCATATTCTTCTTCATCGTATCCATAGTTTCCAACGGTGATGCACCAAACATAATATTGATCTTCGCCGATATGCCGTATTTTTTCACCAGATTGATGGCCTCTTCATTTTTTCTCACATCAATATCCTTTTTTATGAAATCTAATATCTCCTGGTTAAAAGATTCAACGCCAAGATCAATAAACTTACAATGGGCTGCAGCCATGGCCTTTACAATAGGTTCGTTCAGGTGATCTGATCGTGCAGAACACCCCCATACCAGGCCAAGATCTCTGATACCTTCGCAAATCTTCACCGTACGTTCCTCACCCCATACAAACTGATCATCCTGCACATTGACGGCTCTATAACCCTGGGATTTTAGTAATTGAAATTCCTCAATAATGTTTTCAGGAGATCTTTTTCTTACTGGTGGTTTTTTGCCCAGATAATGTTTATATTCAAGTTCCCGTGAAAAGCTTAAAGAAGAGGGGACACAATAGATACACCGGTATGAGCAACCCCGTGATGTATAAACTGCCGTAAAAGGGCGTTTTCCCAGTTTGGGATTGTGGTAGGCATCCCGTTCTTCCAGGAGGTGTCTGGCTGGGAAAGGAAGCAGATCCAGGTCTTCTATCGGCTCCCGGTTGCTAGTATGAATGATTTTACCCCTGTCTCTGAAAGACAGACTTTTTATGCCGCTCATCGTTGATTTTGTCTCTAATGCCTGTA from Candidatus Brocadia sp. includes these protein-coding regions:
- a CDS encoding B12-binding domain-containing radical SAM protein, encoding MKITFLVPPPTDGKIPERVAGCAYLLYYVPNIFLLSAAAILEKSGYEVRYVETTIKKWDREHFLTFLNEDRSDVYCFYSVNLSQNTDSRAHGDIREVRGEAPIVFFGPAPSDRPAEFVVDDNSYVVRGEPEYTMLELVQALETKSTMSGIKSLSFRDRGKIIHTSNREPIEDLDLLPFPARHLLEERDAYHNPKLGKRPFTAVYTSRGCSYRCIYCVPSSLSFSRELEYKHYLGKKPPVRKRSPENIIEEFQLLKSQGYRAVNVQDDQFVWGEERTVKICEGIRDLGLVWGCSARSDHLNEPIVKAMAAAHCKFIDLGVESFNQEILDFIKKDIDVRKNEEAINLVKKYGISAKINIMFGASPLETMDTMKKNMKEVKRLKVDQVMYNIANPFPGTEFYNIARENNLFVYGDYKPVNVAKEAIIAYPHLSKTALENAVRCANYEFFLTPRFILKNIRRLGSLDSLKAMFRKLF